A genomic segment from Burkholderia plantarii encodes:
- the lpdA gene encoding dihydrolipoyl dehydrogenase produces MNEPITTTLLIVGAGPGGYVAAIRAAQLGVPTVVVERAQPGGTCLNIGCIPSKALIHAADEFDKARHYNGDSPLGIRVASPEIDIARTVAWKDGIVGKLTGSVATLLKRHGVELVRGDARVIDGKTVEVAREAAGPVRIRCEHLLLAAGSEPVALPSMPFGGIVQSSTEALSPATLPRRLVVVGAGYIGLELAIAYRKLGAEVSVVEAQERILPIYDAALTKPVAAALARLGITLQLGRKVLGLSPAGDAVRVQDAAGAETALPADRVLVAVGRRPRTQGWGLEALQLDRAGHALKVDDQCRTSMRNVWAIGDLAGEPMLAHRAMAQGEMVAEIVSGKRRRFMPAAIPAICFTDPEVVSVGLAPHDAAAPDDALAASFPLVANGRAMTIEGTDGFVRVVARRDDHRILGWQAVGRGVSELAAAFSQSLEMGARLEDVGGTIHAHPTLGEAVQEAALRALGHALHV; encoded by the coding sequence ATGAACGAACCGATTACAACCACGCTGCTCATCGTCGGCGCCGGCCCGGGCGGCTACGTCGCCGCGATCCGCGCCGCGCAGCTGGGCGTGCCCACCGTGGTGGTGGAGCGCGCGCAGCCGGGCGGCACCTGCCTGAACATCGGCTGCATCCCGTCCAAGGCGCTGATCCACGCGGCCGACGAGTTCGACAAGGCCCGCCACTACAACGGCGACTCGCCGCTCGGCATCCGCGTGGCCTCGCCCGAGATCGACATCGCGCGCACCGTCGCCTGGAAGGACGGCATCGTCGGGAAACTGACCGGCAGCGTGGCCACGCTGCTCAAGCGCCACGGCGTCGAGCTGGTGCGCGGCGACGCGCGCGTGATCGACGGCAAGACCGTGGAAGTCGCGCGCGAAGCCGCCGGCCCGGTGCGGATCCGCTGCGAGCACCTGCTGCTCGCGGCCGGCTCCGAGCCGGTCGCGCTGCCGTCGATGCCGTTCGGCGGCATCGTGCAGTCGTCCACCGAGGCGCTCTCGCCCGCCACGCTGCCGCGCCGGCTGGTGGTGGTGGGCGCCGGCTACATCGGGCTCGAGCTGGCGATCGCCTACCGCAAGCTCGGCGCCGAAGTGAGCGTGGTCGAGGCGCAGGAGCGCATCCTGCCGATCTACGACGCGGCGCTGACCAAGCCGGTGGCCGCCGCGCTCGCGCGGCTCGGCATCACGCTGCAGCTGGGCCGCAAGGTGCTGGGCCTGAGCCCGGCCGGCGACGCGGTGCGCGTGCAGGATGCCGCCGGCGCCGAGACGGCGCTGCCGGCCGACCGCGTGCTGGTGGCGGTGGGGCGCCGGCCGCGCACCCAGGGCTGGGGGCTCGAGGCGCTGCAGCTCGATCGCGCCGGCCACGCGCTGAAGGTCGACGACCAGTGCCGGACCTCGATGCGCAACGTCTGGGCGATCGGCGACCTGGCGGGCGAGCCGATGCTCGCGCATCGCGCGATGGCGCAGGGCGAGATGGTGGCCGAGATCGTCTCGGGCAAGCGGCGGCGCTTCATGCCGGCCGCGATCCCGGCGATCTGCTTCACCGATCCCGAGGTGGTGTCGGTGGGGCTCGCGCCGCACGACGCCGCCGCGCCCGACGACGCGCTGGCGGCCAGCTTCCCGCTGGTAGCCAACGGCCGCGCGATGACGATCGAAGGCACCGACGGCTTCGTGCGCGTGGTGGCACGGCGTGACGATCACCGGATCCTCGGCTGGCAGGCGGTCGGCCGCGGCGTGTCCGAACTCGCGGCGGCGTTTTCGCAGTCGCTCGAGATGGGCGCGCGGCTCGAGGACGTGGGCGGCACCATCCACGCGCATCCGACGCTCGGCGAGGCGGTGCAGGAAGCGGCGCTGCGCGCGCTCGGTCACGCGCTGCATGTCTGA